Below is a window of Paraburkholderia azotifigens DNA.
TGGCGGGGAGCCGTGATTTTCCCATGGAACCGATTCCCTTGCAGGCTTTGCTTAATAATTTTCTTGCCGGAAAAACGGTCTCATAGCGCAATCTGACGGCTTTCCATCAATTTTTCTGACGCTTCACCGCCGGCCAGTGCCAATGAAGTTGGCGTAAATCAGACAAAAATCGTAAAACATCTCAAACAAGACATTCAAACATAAGCCCAGCCGTCCGCGACGATCTCAATTTATCGCTCCAGCTGTATGTCCCCCATGCGATCGGGCCTATGGGTTGTGAATATTGATGATGCTACTTTTCGAACCATCAGCCGCACCGGCCGCACGCCCGACGCGGACGCGAACAACCGAAACGAGCACGAGACATGAGCCAGCCGATCCGCTTTTACCACCGCAACGCGATCCGTGAAATCACCGACGCGCCCGTCACCCGCACCGTTCTCCAATACCTGCGCGAGGACGCTCGCTGCACAGGCACCAAGGAAGGCTGCGCGGAAGGCGACTGCGGCGCGTGCACGGTGGTGGTCGGCGAGCGCAACGACGCGGGCGGCGTCAGCTTCAAGGCCGTCAACGCGTGCATCCAGTTTCTGCCGACGCTCGACGGCCGGGCGCTCTTCACCGTCGAAGACCTGCGCCAGCCGGACGGCAGCCTGCATCCGGTGCAGGAGGCGATGGTCGAGTGCCACGGCTCGCAATGCGGCTTCTGCACGCCGGGCTTCGTGATGTCGATGTGGTCGATGTACGAGAAGCACGGTCACGAGCACGCGTGCGCGAACAAAACGGTGCCGAACCGCGCCGATATCGCCAACGCGCTGACGGGCAACCTGTGCCGCTGCACAGGCTATCGGCCGATCATCGAGGCGGCCGAGCGCATGTTCCAGCTGCCCGCGCCGAAAGCGCCCGTCGACGTGAAAGTGCTCGCGCAGAAGCTGGCGACGCTCGAACGCGGCGCGACCTTCCACTACGAGCACAACGGCCAGCAGTTCGACGCGCCGCGCACCGTCGCCGCGCTTGCGCAGATCAAGGCCGCAGCGCCCGACACGCGGATTCTCGCGGGCAGCACCGACATCGGCCTGTGGGTCACGAAGATGATGCGGGACCTCGGCCATATCGTGTACGTTGGCCAGATCGCCGAGATGCAGAAGATCGACGTCACGCAAGACTGGATTTCCATCGGCGCCGGCGTGACCCTCGAGCGCGCGTACGCCGAGCTCGCGAAGCAGTATCCCGAACTGACCGAGATGTGGCAGCGCTTCGCGTCGCTGCCCATCCGCAATGCGGGCACGCTCGGCGGCAACGTGGCGAACGGCTCGCCCATCGGCGATTCGATGCCGGGCCTGATCGCATTGGGCGCGCGCGTCGTGCTGCGCGGCGGGGACGTCGAACGCGAACTGGCGCTCGAAGACCTGTACCTCGCGTATCAGAAGAAGGACATGGCCGCGCACGAGTTTGTCGTCGGCCTGAAGGTGCCCGCGCGTAATGCGGCCCGCAAGCACTTCCAGTTCCGTACTTACAAGATTTCGAAGCGCTTCGACTCGGATATTTCCGCTGTGTGCGCCGCGTTCTCGTTCATCGCCGACGGCGAAACGATCCGCGAGCCGCGCATCGCGTTCGGCGGGATGGCCGCGACGCCGAAGCGCGCGACGCACGCCGAAGCCGCGCTCGCCGACAACGACTGGCACGAAGCGACCGCGCAGAGCGCGATGCTCGCGCTCGCGAGGGACTATCAGCCGCTGTCCGACATGCGCGCCACCAGCGACTACCGCCTCGAAGCCGCGAAGAACACGCTGTACCGCTTCTGGCTCGAAACGCGCCCGAACAATCCGCTGCAAAAGAGCGCGCTCGACGTGCGCGCAGTGGTCGCCGCTGGCGCGGACGCCTGATAGCGAACGGATCGAATACGGAGAACCCGCAGAATGAACCAGCAAGCCGAACCGTTCCTGAAAGACGCGAAAGAACTCGCCGACTTTACGCAAGTGCACATATCGCGTCCGCACGAATCCGCGCATCTGCACGTGAGCGGCCGCGCCACCTACACCGACGACATCCCCGAGCTCGCCGGCACGCTGCACGCGGCGCTCGGGCTGTCGCCGAAAGCACACGCGAAGATCGTGTCGATGTCGTTCGACAAGGTGCGCGCGACGCCGGGCGTCGTTGCCGTCTTCACGGCGGACGACATCCCAGGCCACAACGACTGCGCGCCCATCGTCAAAGGCGACGATCCGATTCTCGCGGACGGCATCGTCCAGTATGTCGGCCAGCCGATGTTCATCGTCGTCGCGACGTCGCACGATGCAGCGCGTCTCGGCGCGCGTCGCGCAGACATCGGATTCGAGGAACTGCCCGCCGTGCTGACGGCGCAACAGGCGCGTGCCGCGAACCAGAGCGTGATTCCGCCGATGAAGCTCGCGCGTGGCGATGCCGCGTCGAAGCTGCAGCACGCGGCGCATCGGGAAGCGGGCGAAATGCTGCTCGGCGGCCAGGAGCAGTTCTATCTGGAAGGACAGATTTCGTACGCGGTACCGAAGGACGACGACGGCATGCACGTGTGGTGCTCGACGCAGCACCCGACGGAAATGCAGCATCTCGTCGCGCACGTGCTGGGCGTGCATTCGCACAACGTGCTGGTCGAGTGCCGACGGATGGGCGGCGGCTTCGGCGGCAAGGAATCGCAATCGGGCCTGTTCGCGTGCTGCGCGTCGCTTGCCGCATGGAAGCTGCTGTGTCCCGTGAAGCTGCGTCCGGACCGCGACGACGACATGATGGTCACGGGCAAGCGCCACGATTTCCACTATACGTACGACGTCGGTTACGACGACGAGGGTTTGATCGAAGGCGTGTCCGTCGGCATGACGTCGCGCTGCGGCTTTTCCGCCGACCTGTCCGGCCCCGTGATGACGCGCGCCGTGTGCCACTTCGATAACGCGTACTTCCTGTCGGACGTGGCGATCGACGGTTTCTGCGGCAAGACGAACACGCAGTCGAACACGGCGTTCCGTGGCTTCGGCGGCCCGCAGGGTGCGTTCGCGATCGAGTACATCATGGACGATGTCGCGCGTTCGCTCGGCAAGGATTCGCTCGACGTGCGCCGCCGCAACCTGTACGGCAAGACGGAGCGCAACGAGACGCCGTATGGGCAGATCGTCGAAGACAACGTGATTCACGAACTGATCGACGAGATCGA
It encodes the following:
- the xdhA gene encoding xanthine dehydrogenase small subunit — protein: MSQPIRFYHRNAIREITDAPVTRTVLQYLREDARCTGTKEGCAEGDCGACTVVVGERNDAGGVSFKAVNACIQFLPTLDGRALFTVEDLRQPDGSLHPVQEAMVECHGSQCGFCTPGFVMSMWSMYEKHGHEHACANKTVPNRADIANALTGNLCRCTGYRPIIEAAERMFQLPAPKAPVDVKVLAQKLATLERGATFHYEHNGQQFDAPRTVAALAQIKAAAPDTRILAGSTDIGLWVTKMMRDLGHIVYVGQIAEMQKIDVTQDWISIGAGVTLERAYAELAKQYPELTEMWQRFASLPIRNAGTLGGNVANGSPIGDSMPGLIALGARVVLRGGDVERELALEDLYLAYQKKDMAAHEFVVGLKVPARNAARKHFQFRTYKISKRFDSDISAVCAAFSFIADGETIREPRIAFGGMAATPKRATHAEAALADNDWHEATAQSAMLALARDYQPLSDMRATSDYRLEAAKNTLYRFWLETRPNNPLQKSALDVRAVVAAGADA
- the xdhB gene encoding xanthine dehydrogenase molybdopterin binding subunit gives rise to the protein MNQQAEPFLKDAKELADFTQVHISRPHESAHLHVSGRATYTDDIPELAGTLHAALGLSPKAHAKIVSMSFDKVRATPGVVAVFTADDIPGHNDCAPIVKGDDPILADGIVQYVGQPMFIVVATSHDAARLGARRADIGFEELPAVLTAQQARAANQSVIPPMKLARGDAASKLQHAAHREAGEMLLGGQEQFYLEGQISYAVPKDDDGMHVWCSTQHPTEMQHLVAHVLGVHSHNVLVECRRMGGGFGGKESQSGLFACCASLAAWKLLCPVKLRPDRDDDMMVTGKRHDFHYTYDVGYDDEGLIEGVSVGMTSRCGFSADLSGPVMTRAVCHFDNAYFLSDVAIDGFCGKTNTQSNTAFRGFGGPQGAFAIEYIMDDVARSLGKDSLDVRRRNLYGKTERNETPYGQIVEDNVIHELIDEIEATSDYRRRRAEVLEFNRNNDVLKKGLALTPVKFGIAFNVTHFNQAGALVHIYTDGSVLVNHGGTEMGQGLNTKVAQVVAHELGVSFGRVRVTATDTSKVANTSATAASTGSDLNGKAAQDAARQLRERLAAFAAEKFGAGEVTAAQVRFAGDCVLVGDAVVPFEEVIAKAYLARVQLWSDGFYATPKLYWDQAKLQGRPFFYYSYGAAVSEVVIDTLTGEMRVLRADALHDVGASLNPAIDVGQVEGGFIQGMGWLTTEELWWNAGGKLMTHAPSTYKIPTVNDTPPDFRVRLFKNRNAEDSIHRSKATGEPPLLLPFSVFFAIRDAVAAVGDYKVNPPLNAPATGEEILKAIRAVRASRSA